One window of Flavobacterium dauae genomic DNA carries:
- a CDS encoding DUF6642 family protein — translation MYLSNNQLKLFCLEYVKTVDESTDSKIFPLLEQLVKQHSIVNAYKAVDSIEDFEESLNTLLYEDRNFKDYDLLYFICSGNENEIIVNDYLYTLEEIAELFEGKLKGKTLHFANSKTLNLDSETAQYFLDVTGAKAISGYQHQNFTSSMLLDYHFFSLYPDFDDVTDVVEALFQKHYALCTNLGFHLYY, via the coding sequence ATGTATTTATCTAACAATCAACTGAAATTATTTTGTTTAGAGTACGTTAAAACCGTCGATGAATCTACAGACAGCAAGATTTTTCCGCTTTTGGAACAACTGGTAAAACAACACAGTATTGTAAATGCTTACAAAGCCGTTGATTCTATTGAAGATTTTGAAGAAAGTTTAAACACGCTGCTTTATGAGGATCGGAATTTTAAAGATTACGATCTATTGTATTTTATTTGCAGCGGAAATGAAAACGAGATTATTGTTAACGATTATTTATATACTTTAGAAGAAATTGCCGAGCTTTTTGAAGGGAAATTAAAAGGTAAAACCCTACATTTTGCCAATTCTAAAACACTGAATTTAGATAGCGAAACGGCTCAATATTTTTTAGATGTTACCGGTGCAAAAGCCATTTCGGGTTATCAGCACCAAAACTTTACAAGCAGTATGTTGTTAGATTATCATTTTTTTAGTCTGTACCCCGATTTTGATGATGTTACCGATGTTGTTGAAGCCCTGTTTCAAAAACATTACGCCCTTTGCACCAATTTAGGATTTCATTTGTATTATTAG
- a CDS encoding patatin-like phospholipase family protein: MNNNSTVFGLALSGGGHKGIAHAGVLQFLNEQKIFPEIISGTSAGSIVGGLYANGMKPKDILSFFKSVNLFSWSHLSFRKAGFLDADQFARYLEREFGNKTIKELDIELYISATEIERGKLKIFHKNTKVVSAILASSAFPGVFSPVVINNRVYSDGGILNNYPVNTIQGRCDFLIGSNVNPVLMYNQTRFTSIKSVALRAFEIMMMQNTFPQNELCDWHIQPEKLANYSTFETSKKRMDEIFEIGYTEAKQNFEKIKDKIAF, from the coding sequence ATGAATAACAACTCAACTGTTTTTGGTTTGGCGCTATCGGGCGGCGGACACAAAGGAATTGCGCACGCAGGTGTGTTGCAGTTTTTAAACGAACAGAAAATTTTTCCCGAAATTATATCGGGAACAAGTGCAGGTTCTATCGTAGGCGGACTGTATGCCAACGGAATGAAACCTAAAGATATTTTAAGTTTTTTTAAATCGGTAAATTTATTTAGCTGGAGTCATTTATCTTTTAGAAAAGCTGGTTTTTTAGATGCCGATCAGTTTGCCCGGTATCTTGAAAGAGAATTTGGCAACAAAACCATTAAAGAGTTAGACATTGAACTGTACATTTCGGCAACCGAAATTGAACGCGGCAAGCTAAAGATCTTTCACAAAAACACCAAAGTAGTTTCGGCAATTTTAGCATCAAGTGCATTTCCGGGCGTGTTTTCTCCAGTGGTAATCAACAACCGTGTTTACAGCGATGGCGGTATTTTAAACAATTATCCGGTAAACACCATTCAAGGGCGTTGTGATTTTTTAATAGGCAGCAACGTAAATCCGGTGTTAATGTACAATCAAACACGGTTTACCTCGATAAAATCGGTGGCATTACGCGCTTTTGAAATTATGATGATGCAAAACACTTTTCCGCAAAACGAATTGTGTGACTGGCACATTCAACCAGAAAAACTGGCAAATTACAGTACCTTTGAAACATCGAAAAAAAGAATGGACGAAATTTTTGAAATTGGATATACAGAAGCAAAACAAAACTTTGAAAAAATAAAAGATAAAATAGCGTTTTGA
- a CDS encoding DUF3060 domain-containing protein, whose product MKKQLAIMILCLGSLTAFAQQKEIVVEGVGVTKKIEATGDETIKIEGTNNKVTIIGTCNAIKVEGVDNVVTVDDVKSISIEGTGNKVNYKKTSTADGKVTTAVAGVNNKITKI is encoded by the coding sequence ATGAAAAAGCAATTAGCAATCATGATTTTATGTTTAGGTTCATTAACAGCTTTTGCACAACAAAAAGAAATTGTGGTAGAAGGCGTTGGCGTTACTAAAAAGATAGAAGCTACCGGTGACGAAACAATTAAAATTGAAGGCACCAACAACAAAGTTACAATTATTGGCACTTGCAATGCTATTAAGGTTGAAGGTGTGGATAATGTGGTTACGGTTGATGATGTAAAATCGATTAGTATTGAAGGCACCGGAAATAAAGTGAATTACAAGAAAACATCGACAGCCGATGGTAAAGTTACAACCGCAGTGGCTGGAGTAAATAATAAAATAACGAAAATATAA
- a CDS encoding DinB family protein — protein MSIKKALLIELEREKENTKRIISRLENDKFNYKPHEKSMTLGELANHIVELHNWVDFVLSKETFDFHVDYIPTKLTSVDDLLNKLESDFEKNKAIIEKMNEEIVFEDWALKAGDHVIAAMPKTGALRFIVTNHLIHHRGQLTVYMRLLDIPLPGIYGPTADDKA, from the coding sequence ATGAGTATTAAAAAAGCATTATTAATTGAATTAGAACGCGAAAAAGAAAATACAAAACGCATTATTAGTCGGTTAGAAAACGACAAATTTAATTACAAACCGCACGAAAAATCAATGACTTTGGGCGAATTAGCAAACCATATTGTAGAATTGCACAACTGGGTTGATTTTGTTTTAAGCAAAGAAACGTTTGATTTCCATGTGGATTATATTCCTACAAAATTAACGTCGGTTGATGATTTGTTGAATAAACTGGAAAGTGATTTCGAAAAAAACAAAGCTATCATTGAGAAAATGAACGAAGAAATTGTTTTTGAAGACTGGGCACTAAAAGCCGGCGATCATGTTATTGCTGCCATGCCAAAAACGGGTGCGTTGCGTTTTATTGTTACCAACCATTTAATTCACCACCGCGGACAGTTAACAGTTTATATGCGTTTGCTTGATATTCCGTTGCCAGGAATTTATGGGCCAACAGCAGATGATAAAGCCTAA
- a CDS encoding sensor histidine kinase, with amino-acid sequence MKVSLKNYSFRYLVPLLFAVIGIWAFLFYKSIVDEVYDNIDDGLKNQKIEIIRQAYIDPSVIKVDEFGVNQFRILKVSAEDYDESNHLTTEMVFMPYDGENEPYRVLRTGFHGVDKEKYILEIRTSMMEEDDMIFNLSISLIVLYVLILLSALVIHQVVIRKALKPFYAILDQIKQYRLGKNTHIQSVKSNVLEFASLEEEVIEMINRNEEMYQQQKLFIENASHELQTPLAVTINELDLVLENTDIPKKDYLKIVAAKDALWRMVHLNKSLLMLSRIDNHQYKMTDEVNFTKVLQNELEALNSIIEEKQLYVQFENKADFIAKFHPEMARVLLSNLLRNAIKHNNEDKEIVIFVDKNELKIANSGSYIPLNPKLIYERFYKQGTATNSNGLGLSIVKSIVDKQNVITLLYSFFNNKHEFKIIKK; translated from the coding sequence ATGAAAGTGTCATTAAAAAATTATTCGTTCCGGTATTTGGTACCGTTGTTGTTTGCAGTTATCGGCATTTGGGCATTCTTGTTTTATAAAAGTATTGTTGATGAAGTGTATGACAATATTGACGACGGATTGAAAAATCAGAAAATCGAAATTATCAGACAGGCTTATATCGATCCAAGTGTTATAAAAGTGGACGAGTTTGGTGTAAACCAATTCCGGATTTTAAAGGTTTCAGCTGAAGATTATGATGAAAGCAACCACTTAACTACCGAAATGGTTTTTATGCCTTACGATGGCGAGAACGAACCATACCGGGTGTTACGAACAGGTTTTCACGGCGTAGATAAAGAAAAATACATATTGGAAATCCGTACGTCGATGATGGAAGAAGACGATATGATCTTTAATTTATCAATCTCATTAATTGTCTTGTACGTCTTAATTTTATTAAGTGCTTTGGTTATTCATCAGGTAGTTATCCGCAAGGCGTTAAAACCTTTTTATGCTATTTTAGATCAAATTAAACAATACCGCCTGGGTAAAAATACACACATACAATCGGTTAAAAGCAACGTGCTTGAATTTGCCAGTTTAGAAGAAGAAGTTATTGAAATGATTAACCGCAACGAAGAAATGTATCAACAGCAAAAACTGTTTATAGAAAACGCTTCGCACGAATTGCAAACACCACTGGCGGTAACAATAAACGAATTGGATCTGGTTTTAGAAAATACCGATATTCCCAAAAAAGACTACCTGAAAATAGTGGCTGCCAAAGATGCTTTATGGCGAATGGTACATTTAAATAAATCGTTGTTGATGCTGTCGCGTATTGACAATCATCAATACAAAATGACCGATGAGGTTAACTTTACCAAAGTGCTTCAAAACGAATTAGAAGCTTTAAATTCAATTATAGAAGAAAAACAACTTTATGTGCAATTTGAAAATAAAGCCGATTTTATTGCTAAATTTCACCCCGAAATGGCACGTGTTTTACTTTCAAATCTGTTGCGAAATGCAATAAAACACAACAACGAAGATAAAGAAATTGTGATTTTTGTAGATAAAAATGAACTAAAAATTGCCAACAGCGGTAGCTATATTCCATTAAATCCAAAATTGATTTACGAACGTTTTTATAAACAAGGAACAGCCACAAACAGTAACGGATTAGGGCTTTCTATTGTAAAAAGTATTGTAGATAAACAAAATGTCATTACGCTGTTGTATTCATTTTTTAACAACAAACACGAATTTAAAATCATAAAAAAATAA
- a CDS encoding PepSY-like domain-containing protein: MKKLVVAIALLIGSVTFAQDRVITFNELPKAGQQFITKYFGAKQVSLVTLDDDYLSKDYELILTNGTKIEFAGNGEWKEIDGKRNTIPTGFIPKNILSYVKKSFPNTEIVKIERARLGYNVELTNGLDLDFNSKGNFLRVDD; this comes from the coding sequence ATGAAAAAGTTAGTTGTAGCAATTGCTTTATTGATAGGAAGTGTAACTTTTGCACAAGACCGTGTAATTACTTTTAACGAATTGCCAAAAGCAGGTCAGCAGTTCATAACCAAATATTTTGGTGCAAAACAGGTAAGTTTGGTAACGTTAGACGACGATTATCTTTCTAAGGATTATGAATTGATTTTAACCAACGGAACAAAAATTGAATTTGCGGGCAACGGAGAATGGAAAGAAATTGATGGTAAACGAAACACAATTCCCACCGGATTTATTCCTAAAAACATTCTTTCGTACGTTAAAAAGAGTTTTCCAAATACCGAAATTGTAAAAATTGAAAGAGCACGTTTAGGATACAATGTAGAATTAACAAACGGTTTAGATTTAGATTTTAACAGTAAAGGAAATTTTTTACGTGTAGATGATTAA
- a CDS encoding response regulator transcription factor, with protein MKILVIEDEIQLQKTIVEFLNNEKILVESASNFKEALDKIISFDYDCILLDIMLPDGSGMDILKELKKLKSKASVIILSAKDSVEDKVEGLLVGADDYLAKPFHFAELLARIKVTLRKNQQNGNALLQYKNIVVNPEDRMVTIAGNELKLNRKEYDLLYYFMLRPEKVMQKTTLAETVWGDHIEFADNLDFIYSQIKNLRKKLKTAHSQADIQAVYGVGYKLQ; from the coding sequence ATGAAAATCCTTGTAATAGAAGACGAAATACAGTTGCAGAAAACCATTGTAGAATTCCTGAACAATGAGAAAATCTTGGTAGAATCGGCATCTAACTTTAAAGAAGCTTTAGATAAAATTATTTCGTTTGATTACGACTGCATTCTTTTAGATATTATGTTGCCCGATGGCAGCGGAATGGATATTTTAAAAGAATTAAAAAAGCTTAAATCAAAAGCGTCGGTTATTATTCTTTCGGCAAAAGACAGCGTAGAAGATAAAGTAGAAGGTTTATTGGTAGGAGCTGATGATTATTTGGCGAAACCTTTTCATTTTGCCGAATTGCTGGCACGAATAAAAGTAACTTTACGTAAAAATCAACAAAACGGAAACGCTTTACTACAATATAAAAACATTGTAGTAAATCCCGAAGATCGTATGGTTACCATTGCCGGCAACGAATTAAAACTCAACAGAAAAGAATACGATTTACTGTATTATTTTATGCTTCGCCCAGAAAAAGTAATGCAGAAAACCACATTGGCAGAAACTGTTTGGGGCGATCATATTGAATTTGCCGACAATCTGGATTTTATTTATTCGCAAATAAAAAATCTTCGCAAAAAACTAAAAACAGCTCATTCTCAGGCTGATATTCAGGCGGTTTATGGTGTAGGGTATAAATTACAGTAA
- a CDS encoding thioredoxin family protein has protein sequence MQMIFQKALKNSMLYIDYLNLIDQKINENSSTGHEQNEMLTDFTKLNRTRMKRLDKTQQILPELETITKNITEKQVWIVLTESWCGDAAQNVPVLQKLAEMNPLIDLRLVLRDDNDELMQKYLTNGGKSIPKLIAVSADLDKELFTWGPRPATAQVEVKRLLDENGGFNEKVKEGIQIWYNNDKGISMQNELMELLKNAAN, from the coding sequence ATGCAGATGATATTTCAAAAAGCATTGAAAAATTCAATGTTATACATTGATTATTTAAATTTGATTGACCAAAAAATTAACGAGAACAGTTCAACCGGACACGAGCAAAACGAGATGCTGACCGATTTTACAAAACTGAACCGTACCCGAATGAAGCGTTTAGATAAAACCCAGCAAATACTTCCTGAATTGGAAACAATTACAAAAAACATTACCGAAAAACAGGTGTGGATTGTACTTACCGAAAGCTGGTGTGGCGATGCTGCACAAAATGTACCTGTTTTACAAAAGCTTGCCGAAATGAATCCGTTGATTGATTTACGCTTGGTTTTACGCGATGATAACGATGAATTAATGCAAAAGTATTTAACTAATGGTGGAAAATCGATCCCTAAATTAATTGCTGTTTCTGCTGATTTAGATAAGGAATTGTTTACTTGGGGACCACGCCCAGCAACGGCTCAAGTAGAAGTAAAAAGACTTTTAGATGAGAACGGTGGTTTTAACGAAAAAGTAAAAGAAGGTATCCAGATTTGGTACAACAATGACAAAGGAATTTCTATGCAGAATGAGTTGATGGAGCTATTAAAAAACGCAGCTAATTAA
- the bla gene encoding subclass B1 metallo-beta-lactamase, protein MKIIQLFLLSFISILLLSCSAQKKKPENKTVYQSETLVITQVTPNVYQHTSFLQTTSFGNVPCNGMIVHNNNETVVFDTPVNDEISEELIQWIQNSLKSKINAVVPTHFHDDCLGGLNAFHKHHIPSIANSKTIEIAKAKNLPVPLKSFDNQEKIAVGNQFAELYFFGEGHTKDNIVAYYPNEKVLFGGCLIKELNATKGNLEDANETAWANTATKLKANITDTKVVIPGHGAIGNTDLIDYTIKLFIQK, encoded by the coding sequence ATGAAAATCATTCAATTATTTCTGCTTTCTTTTATTTCGATCTTACTTTTAAGTTGTTCTGCACAAAAGAAAAAACCGGAAAACAAAACCGTTTATCAGTCCGAAACATTAGTTATTACTCAAGTTACGCCGAACGTGTATCAGCACACATCTTTTTTACAAACCACAAGTTTTGGCAATGTGCCATGCAACGGAATGATTGTTCACAACAATAACGAAACGGTAGTTTTTGATACGCCTGTGAATGATGAAATTTCTGAAGAATTGATCCAATGGATTCAAAACAGCTTAAAAAGCAAAATAAATGCGGTTGTTCCTACCCATTTTCACGATGATTGTTTGGGCGGATTAAATGCGTTTCACAAACACCATATTCCATCGATAGCAAACAGCAAAACAATCGAAATTGCCAAAGCAAAAAATCTTCCTGTTCCTTTAAAATCGTTCGATAATCAAGAAAAAATAGCCGTTGGAAACCAATTTGCCGAACTTTATTTTTTTGGTGAAGGACACACGAAAGACAATATCGTAGCGTATTATCCTAATGAAAAAGTTTTGTTTGGCGGCTGTTTGATTAAAGAATTAAACGCTACAAAAGGAAATTTAGAAGATGCCAACGAAACCGCTTGGGCAAATACCGCAACCAAATTAAAAGCAAACATTACCGATACCAAGGTAGTAATTCCCGGACATGGTGCAATAGGTAACACCGATTTAATTGATTACACCATAAAATTATTCATACAAAAATAA
- the asnS gene encoding asparagine--tRNA ligase, which yields MKHTKIKDLLAGSSLLQEVVAKGWVRTFRNNQFIALNDGSTIHNIQCVLELDAFPEETIKRITTGAAISVKGTLVESQGKGQKYEIQANTLEILGDSDAEKYPIQPKKHSLEFLRENAHLRIRTNMFGAIMRVRSTLSYAVHKYFQDNGFFYVNTPIITGSDAEGAGEMFQVTALPLDGSAPRNEDGSINYKEDFFGKHTNLTVSGQLEGEAYAMALGSIYTFGPTFRAENSNTSRHLAEFWMIEPEVAFNNLDDNMDLAEDFIKFVIKYTVEKCEDDLLQLEARLIDEEKSKPQADRSEMTLMEKLKFVLENNFKRVSYTEAIDILKGSKPNKNKKFQYLIEEWGADLQSEHERFLVEKHFKCPVILFDYPANIKSFYMRLNDDGKTVRAMDILFPGIGEIVGGSQREERYDVLIEKMQALNIPEEELWWYLDTRKFGSAVHSGFGLGFERLVLFVTGMTNIRDVIPFPRTPQNAEF from the coding sequence ATGAAACATACCAAGATTAAAGATCTTTTAGCAGGGTCGAGTCTTTTACAAGAAGTAGTGGCTAAAGGCTGGGTGCGTACTTTTAGAAACAACCAGTTCATTGCGTTAAACGACGGATCTACCATTCATAACATACAATGCGTTTTAGAATTAGACGCTTTTCCTGAAGAAACCATTAAACGTATTACAACCGGCGCGGCAATTAGCGTTAAAGGTACGTTGGTTGAAAGCCAAGGTAAAGGTCAAAAATACGAAATTCAGGCAAATACGTTGGAAATTTTAGGCGATTCTGATGCCGAAAAATATCCAATACAGCCTAAAAAACACTCGTTAGAATTTTTACGCGAAAATGCACATTTACGCATTCGTACCAATATGTTTGGTGCTATTATGCGTGTTCGCAGTACGCTTTCTTACGCGGTGCACAAATACTTTCAAGACAACGGATTTTTCTATGTAAACACACCAATTATCACGGGTTCTGATGCCGAAGGTGCCGGTGAAATGTTTCAGGTTACAGCGTTGCCGTTAGATGGTTCTGCTCCAAGAAATGAAGATGGAAGCATTAATTACAAAGAAGATTTCTTTGGCAAACACACCAACTTAACCGTTTCGGGTCAGTTAGAAGGTGAAGCTTATGCAATGGCATTGGGATCGATTTACACTTTTGGACCGACTTTCCGTGCAGAAAATTCAAATACATCGCGCCATTTGGCAGAATTTTGGATGATTGAACCGGAAGTTGCCTTTAATAATTTAGACGATAATATGGATTTGGCGGAAGATTTCATCAAATTCGTAATTAAATATACGGTTGAAAAATGCGAAGACGATTTATTGCAGTTGGAAGCTCGATTGATCGATGAAGAAAAATCGAAACCACAGGCAGATCGTTCAGAAATGACGTTGATGGAGAAACTGAAATTCGTTTTAGAAAACAACTTTAAACGCGTTTCTTACACCGAAGCGATTGATATTTTAAAAGGATCGAAACCTAATAAAAACAAAAAATTCCAGTATTTAATTGAAGAATGGGGTGCCGATTTACAAAGTGAGCACGAACGTTTCTTGGTTGAAAAACACTTTAAATGTCCGGTAATTTTGTTTGATTATCCTGCAAATATCAAATCGTTCTACATGCGTTTGAATGACGACGGTAAAACGGTTCGTGCAATGGATATTTTGTTCCCTGGAATTGGTGAAATTGTAGGCGGATCGCAACGTGAAGAACGCTACGATGTGTTGATCGAAAAAATGCAGGCATTAAACATTCCCGAAGAAGAATTATGGTGGTACTTGGATACCCGCAAATTCGGATCGGCAGTTCACAGCGGTTTTGGTTTAGGTTTTGAACGTTTGGTATTGTTTGTAACCGGTATGACGAATATTCGCGACGTAATTCCGTTCCCAAGAACACCACAAAACGCAGAATTTTAA
- the pyrH gene encoding UMP kinase: MKYKRILLKLSGEALMGDNQYGIDPNRLAEYAQEIKKVVDLGVEVAIVIGGGNIFRGVAGASKGMDRVQGDYMGMLATVINGMALQGALEDAGMLTRLQTALKIEAIAEPYIKRRAVRHLEKGRIVIFGAGTGNPYFTTDTAAVLRGIEVGADVILKGTRVDGVYTADPEKDPNAVKYETISFADVLDKGLNVMDTTAFTLSQENNLPIVVFDMNKESNLLKVCQGENIGTTVY, translated from the coding sequence ATGAAATACAAAAGAATACTTCTAAAATTAAGCGGCGAAGCATTAATGGGTGATAACCAATACGGTATCGATCCTAACCGTTTAGCCGAATACGCACAAGAAATAAAAAAAGTTGTTGATTTAGGTGTTGAAGTAGCCATTGTAATTGGCGGAGGAAACATTTTTAGAGGTGTTGCCGGAGCAAGTAAAGGTATGGATCGCGTTCAGGGCGATTATATGGGAATGCTGGCAACCGTAATTAACGGAATGGCATTACAAGGTGCTTTGGAAGATGCCGGAATGCTTACCCGTTTACAAACTGCCTTAAAAATTGAAGCAATTGCAGAACCTTACATTAAGCGTAGAGCCGTTCGCCATTTAGAAAAAGGCAGAATTGTAATTTTTGGTGCCGGAACAGGAAATCCGTATTTTACAACCGATACCGCTGCTGTTTTAAGAGGTATTGAAGTGGGGGCCGATGTTATTTTAAAAGGTACTCGTGTTGATGGTGTTTACACTGCCGACCCTGAAAAAGATCCGAATGCCGTTAAATACGAAACCATCTCGTTTGCAGATGTGTTAGACAAAGGGTTAAACGTAATGGATACTACCGCTTTTACATTAAGCCAGGAAAACAACTTGCCAATTGTTGTTTTTGATATGAACAAAGAAAGTAATTTATTAAAAGTTTGCCAAGGCGAAAACATTGGCACAACGGTTTATTAA
- the frr gene encoding ribosome recycling factor — protein sequence MTEEINFIIDEAKESMEGSIDHLKKSLLNIRAGKANPQMLGAVFVDYYGSATALSQVANINVPDPRTLTVTPWEKNMLQPIEKAIMIANLGLNPMNNGDMIIINIPALTEERRRDLSKQAKTEAEDAKISIRNARKDANTNIKKQEKEGTSEDVCKDAEDRIQKLTDVYIKKIDEIYAEKEAEIMKV from the coding sequence ATGACAGAAGAAATTAATTTTATTATAGACGAAGCAAAAGAATCTATGGAAGGATCTATTGATCACTTAAAGAAATCCTTGTTAAACATTCGTGCCGGTAAAGCAAACCCGCAAATGTTGGGTGCTGTTTTTGTTGATTATTACGGGTCGGCAACGGCTTTATCTCAGGTAGCAAACATCAATGTGCCCGATCCGCGTACGTTAACGGTTACTCCTTGGGAAAAAAATATGTTACAGCCTATTGAAAAAGCAATTATGATTGCTAATTTAGGATTAAATCCAATGAATAACGGTGATATGATTATCATTAACATTCCGGCGTTAACAGAAGAGCGTCGTAGAGATTTATCTAAACAGGCAAAAACCGAAGCCGAAGACGCTAAAATATCAATTCGTAATGCTCGTAAAGATGCGAATACCAACATTAAGAAACAGGAAAAAGAAGGAACTTCTGAAGATGTTTGTAAAGATGCCGAAGACCGCATACAAAAATTAACTGATGTTTACATAAAAAAAATTGATGAAATCTACGCTGAAAAAGAAGCAGAAATCATGAAAGTATAA
- a CDS encoding YqiA/YcfP family alpha/beta fold hydrolase: protein MQYVYIHGFGTTGAGSNKFKKILAHATENNAKAIALEWNEHQPDILEQLTLQLESEIDWSEPICLIGSSTGGNFTYQLLEQFADKKIAFVLINPLLNVEQRKIDNYNFPMLLANQLKNPSEDLANGLIILGENDEVLDYNYTYQRLHKNNRIITGKWNHTLSNLETACFIELIQSFIENNFNK from the coding sequence ATGCAGTACGTTTACATTCACGGTTTTGGAACAACAGGTGCAGGCAGCAATAAATTTAAAAAAATTCTGGCACACGCAACGGAAAATAATGCAAAAGCAATTGCGTTGGAATGGAACGAACACCAGCCGGATATTTTAGAACAACTGACTTTACAGCTTGAAAGCGAAATTGATTGGAGCGAACCGATTTGCTTAATAGGATCATCAACTGGCGGAAATTTTACCTACCAGCTTTTAGAACAATTTGCTGATAAAAAAATAGCATTTGTACTGATAAATCCGCTATTAAATGTGGAACAACGAAAAATAGACAATTACAATTTCCCGATGTTGCTGGCAAATCAATTAAAAAATCCGTCAGAAGATTTAGCCAACGGATTAATTATTTTGGGAGAAAACGATGAAGTTTTAGATTACAACTACACCTATCAACGTTTGCACAAAAACAACCGAATAATTACCGGCAAGTGGAATCACACGTTGAGTAATCTGGAAACTGCTTGTTTTATTGAGTTGATACAATCTTTCATTGAAAATAATTTTAACAAATAA
- a CDS encoding cupin-like domain-containing protein, protein MSFNYIEIERVKKLTKKEFIENYYKKQKPVVITNQIEDWPAFTKWNLDFIKEIAGDKIVPLYDSRKTDYTKKVNEPDFKMTMAEYIDILEKGPTDLRIFLYNLMKDAPQMKDDMRWPDLGLRLIKSLPLVFFGGEDAKVFMHYDIDFPNIFHFHFNGKKQCVLVDPKETKYMYRLPYSWICHEDIDFDNPDFERFPALKKVNPYITQLQHGEMLYMPEGWWHYMKYQTPGFSLSLRSLAGRPKNLFAGLKNVTFNRLYDNFMRKRNGQQWLDYKDAEAIRRTNALLK, encoded by the coding sequence ATGAGTTTTAATTATATAGAAATTGAACGTGTAAAAAAACTTACCAAAAAAGAGTTTATAGAAAATTACTACAAAAAACAAAAACCTGTGGTAATTACCAATCAAATTGAAGACTGGCCTGCATTTACCAAGTGGAATTTAGACTTTATTAAAGAAATTGCCGGCGATAAAATAGTTCCGCTTTACGACAGCAGAAAAACCGATTATACCAAAAAGGTAAACGAACCCGATTTTAAAATGACCATGGCAGAGTACATTGATATTTTAGAAAAAGGCCCTACCGACTTACGTATTTTTCTGTACAATCTTATGAAAGATGCACCACAAATGAAAGACGATATGCGTTGGCCCGATTTAGGTTTGCGTTTAATAAAAAGTTTGCCGTTGGTATTTTTTGGTGGCGAAGACGCCAAGGTTTTTATGCACTATGATATTGATTTTCCAAACATTTTCCATTTTCATTTTAATGGAAAAAAACAGTGTGTGCTGGTAGATCCAAAAGAAACAAAATACATGTATCGCCTACCGTATTCGTGGATTTGTCATGAAGATATTGATTTTGACAATCCCGATTTTGAGCGTTTCCCGGCACTAAAAAAAGTAAATCCGTACATTACGCAGTTACAGCACGGCGAAATGTTGTACATGCCCGAAGGTTGGTGGCATTATATGAAATATCAAACTCCAGGATTTTCGTTAAGTTTACGATCGTTAGCCGGCAGACCAAAAAATTTATTTGCTGGTTTAAAAAATGTAACATTTAACCGTTTGTATGATAATTTTATGCGCAAACGCAATGGTCAACAATGGTTAGATTATAAAGATGCCGAAGCTATTAGACGAACAAATGCTTTGTTGAAATAA